Within Eremothecium cymbalariae DBVPG#7215 chromosome 3, complete sequence, the genomic segment TGCTGCACGTGAACGGCAAAATTTGGGCGACAGCGCCAAGAGGGCATATACCAGTTATAAAATTCTACAGTGATAACACAAATTGAATGCTCCTAAAGCAATAGCGACAGAAGTCTCACATGTATGCGTTGGTCTCCTCATATAATCAATATATCTATTATCCTTTAATAATAGTGTTGTACGGATATCGCAGCAGTAACGTAGAAAGAAGACAGCAACTTcacaatattttttatatattttaaactttttttaaaaaaggcAGTTGTAAACCAAGGTGGTCTATTGATACTTTATGTAAGTCTCCTACCGCACCAGTaccattttttttctttgaatgcCATTGGGGATTTTTCTGTTTACTTAAAAACTCATATGACGGTTGGTGATGGACCTTATTGTAGTATATACTCATGGTAGGTGACTGTCGCATCTGTCTGTATGGGCGAGGGTATTGCGATGTGCGTCAGTGACACACAATAAACACGCACACAGACTGGCTGGCGCCTCAGCCCATTGTTCTAACACAAATGTCAGCACAGAAACCGTATGATGGGCAATGACACAAAACACATTAAGGCTATTAGAAATGGGAGCTCACTGGTCGGtgcttttttttgaaggaggCAGTCTAAAGTATGCAAAACAAGCAATGAATGTGTGCTACAGTATTTCATGGGattgtttatttttattttattttttttgatttgcAATAGTAGCCTTGTTAATTTATTGTATATAACAGCCATCTAGTTTTTAAAGAGAATAAATATAGGTGTTGAAAGTAATAGGACTTCAAAAGCCCCTGTTAATTGAAGGTAGCTACGTATTGTTATTATACTTTTGCGCACTTCACACAAAGCATTATAACAGAAAGTCGGTCCAAAAATAAACGAACAGTCAACTCAAATAATATTACAATAAgtctttaaaaaaattcttaAGGAAATCATTAGtgaagttattattataatagaAAGATACAAGGATAATAAAGTCAAATGAGGGACGATACTAGTAAAAAGTCGGGCAAAGTTGACGAGAATGGCGTCGGACAGTGCATTTCGCGTGGAACAGTCCGCTTAGGGCCCTATGAAGAGACTGCCAATACACAAAAAAGCACGTCCAACTTTATCCCCACAATGGTACTTGAGAAGAGTGCTTCGGGGACACAACCAGCAACTGGTGCTCTAGATTTTGATTGCAACGATTTGGGTAATCCTgatgatttggaatttgCAAATTTAATGAGTGAGAATGACGAGATGATGTGTAGGATAGAGCGGTTGGATCAATCAACGCAGGAGCAGATCAGTAAAGCTGATAAAGCATTGAAATCTGCAAAGCCATCCTTTTTTTCCAAACTTTTCCCAAGCTTCAGTACTGTTACCAGCGGTTATCTCAATGGTTTTCAATCGGGGTTTAATTTGACTTCAAGTGCCATAGTCACCGAGGCCAGTCCTGCTTTTGTTGCCGGTCAACTTCAGCCTACCAGACGCaggaagtttttgaatagaCTCACTTCTTGGGTTAAAACTTCACACCTGATTGGTGATGTATCTATAAGATCGTGCACCGTACAACTTAATGGATCAGCGAACAATTCTGCATGGTTGGCCTCCAGTGGGATTCCTGGCACATCAGGTAGCGATAGACTAGTACTGAGCAACGGTCGCGCGCGCGTGTCTCCCATTGATGACGGCAACCAAATAAAGCTTTTCACACCTATGTTAATGAGAGCTCGCGGATACCACTCTAGATCACGCTCTTTAAGAGGACTTCAATCCAGAGGCCTTTTTGAGAAGATGAGAAAAGGCGTATTATTCTGTCATAATCGTAGAAAAAGCAAGAGTTTTCATAGTTCTCGAACGGGCTACAGTAAAATGTCCTCCAATTCAGAAAGTGATACCATGAAACGACCTAAAGCTGGAAGTACTTCAAACATTAGTTTTGAGGCTTGTGGAAATCtaataacaatataaaCAAAGTCCTTGTGTGTAGTGGATCCACCTGCTCATCACAGATGGATTACATCTAGTgtattcaaagaaataatTATGTAGATACAATGTAGTCATAAAAGGTGACACCATAAATAGAATGGAAAGAAATCAATCTCATTATAAGAACTTTGGAAGATAATTCATTTactaaaagaaaacaagagTTTATTTAGTAATGTTTTTTTTGCGTCTTAAGCACTCATCTAGAGGGTTATTATTAGCTCATATCTCGTATGCCGCCATGTATTTTTAGCATTAAATGTCAATAGTGATGCTTAAAACAGAAGCATGCAAAACATAACCGAACTTTACAAGAATTTGACTAGATTCTCCCAAACAAACTTAATATTCACAGTTGTAacatcattttcttcataaTTTATGTCGAGAAGACTAAAATAACATTTAGGAAAATACAACCAGATTCACTCGGTAATATTCACTATTCTGGGTTAAAGAAGCTCAAACTCATCTAATTATAATAGCAAAATGCATTCAATGCAGTACAATTATGTATGGAACATTTAGATTTTACCTTGGGAATAGCTCACTGTAACTAAAAACATGATGGATTAACGCTCTTAGAACGTAGCCGAACATAGTAGCGCCGGCCGAAACCTAACGAGGACACCTCACAAAAGATACAGAAATGTTTTCATACTAGTCGCTATCAGTGATTTACCACGAAAACGAAAGAAGTAGTCGTGAAGTACCCTTACGAATCGGCAATATACAATACAAAGAAGCATTTTGGCATTAAATAAGCagtgatatttttgttatataattttttttcattacCGTATACGTGGATATGCATCTGGATTTACAGTTCATATTGCTGCATCACATTTAAACCACAAAAGCCATCAAGGGtatctatctatctttAAGTTTAAAGTGATCGATGATCTCGCATTCGATCGATTCGTTTGTTACCGTACAGTCAACTTCTAATCTATAAAATATTCTCGCATTTAGAATATTTCCAAAGCGCATAGAGCTGACTTTCTATTCTTGGGTTTTTAACGGTATTTCGGGTATGGAGTTTTAAGGGCTTTACCCTAATAACATAATATCGGTAACTTAACTATGCTTATAGGAAGTATGCACTTAACAACCTATTAAGCTTATTACGCAAAAGTCTCGTAAAGTGTCCCTTAAAAGAGTCAACATTCTTTGTCTCACAGGCTTCTGAGACAGGGAGGGAAGCCTTTTATGCCTAAGCTAGTTCTAACTTGCTCATCTAACCATCCAGGCCATTTAGataatttaaaatattactAATAAATGTAAAATTGCGAAACGAATTCTAAACAACGATAAGCCCCCATTCTCTTGCTTCTCAAAAACACACTCAAATAGCTATTCTTGCACAATTATCCAATATGAGAAAACGAAGCAGGTACTTCACTTTGTAAAATCACACTTAATCTGAATATTCTTACTCCCAATCGCCCTTCCTCTATTGTCGCCCCTAAAGCCACTCTCTGCACTAACTGGCTAAAATCAAATTGTAAACGCTCTCTTCACACGCATACCCCCTCCTACACATACCATTTAGCTACCTGTGACTTGTTTCCGCCGTTTTAAAAAGTGGCGTGCGTCTAAAAGAAACTCCGCTTATGGCTCCCATTACTTTCACCTCATATTGTTAATTTCCAAGGATTGCTCCTTTACTACTTTCACACTGGTGGAAATCACCAAGTACTGTGCCTAACCCCTGGGCCATTTCTCTGTAACTGCTTGCTGTCGCCCATTCCCAATGTATCTCCGCTCTCCTTCCTCTCCATTCCTCCTAACTACAACTCTTTTCCTCCCCTTATGCTCGCCAGCTTACTCATAGACCCACCTCCATCCCATTCTAGTTAAGCCGAAGAAGCCTCCGTTCCTTTCGCAACTTCGATTGTAGCTAGAACCTAATATGTAACCTAGAACCTAATATGTAACCCAAATCCTTCATCATTCTCCTTCCCACCCCGTACTATATGCAACAACAAGGAACGAGACCCCGAATCTGCTTATTCCCTACCTCACTACTAGTAACTCTTATTACTAACAGTTTCAGGCGCCACTACTCCTATGCCCAAATGAGCGGGGGAGAATATTACCTGCACTACACACCGTGCTCTAAGCAAGGAAAACAATAAAGGTGCCTCATGCATATTATACAATCTACAGGAAAACGTTTAAAAAGTGTCGAGGTAAAGCCCGAGCGGCTGGTTTTGATTTAACGCACGTTTCTCTCTTCGAGCTGCAGCGAACACCTATACATATTGTCCGAGTTCTATTCTGGTAACCACACGTGACCGCATAGCTTTTCACCGGTTTCCAGGCTACGCTTTTTTAATTCGTTGTCGTTCCCAGAAGAAGCACTAGTATGCGTTTCCTTGAGGCTCGGCATGTAAAAGAAACATCATGTTTCTTTCTGATCCGGAACAGAGATCGAGCGCAGAAAGCTTTGTAGGTTAGTAATAAGCCAATATATGCGCGATCGgtagtatatatataagttGGGATACCTATAGGGAGAACCAGTAAAACCAAACTAGCGAGAATTCACTGAGACTGACCAAGCTGGCATCACATGATTTTTCATCTCTTCGTTGTTCTGCATATTGTTGAAAGAAACAGTTAGGATATAGATACAGTGTAGTTGTGAGTCGAAAAATAAGAAGCGACGCTAGACACTATACGCATACGTTCAAGATTCTTTCGCGTGCAGAGGACAGAGAGACCTAGGTTTTATAATAAGACAGATAGAAGAACGACTGCAGGTAGCTGTAGTGGAGCCTAGGAATACAGAGggatattttaaagaagacAATAGGAAATAAAGTACGGACTAGGTctagttatatatatttttaagATCAAAAGAGGGGAACTGGAAGAGTTGGCGAGGTTGCCTGGTTTTGTGTTtcttgttttgttttaaggTGCTGGGATCTGGACAGCTGACAAGAGGGTGCAGGTGCTTATAGATAGAGTTGCGGATTTTTAGAGCGCAAGGCCTGAAACACTAGTGAAGAGAGCTATAAGGAGGGAGAAAAAATTGTGAATTGAAGAGGTATCTACAGATATCGCTgacttttcaaattatacatatataaaagaGACGGGAAATTTTTCCATTATCATCAGGGAGGTTTACCACGTGATTTAGATATGATAAACTGGGGGGATGTAAACATAGAAGATATCAAGGAATGGCCTTCGTTTCCGTCTATTAAGGATGCATGTGTTTCTTGTGACGACATGAAAGTGCCAACATGTCCAGATTGTCCGGTAGATGAGTCTTGTGCTATTACATCGTTGACCTGTACTTCCTGTCCGAGTACGTACTGTACAAAGAAGAGCTCCATGAATGCCTCTGGTGGCGACGTATCGGATAGTAATAAAAGTTCTGATAGCGGGTCGGCGGTCGGTGGGATTGTGGGGGGTGTAGTAGGTGGGATAACTCTAGTACTACTGATAGCGTTAGCATTTTACTATCTCAAGTATTGGAGACATAGGAAACAACGATATGGAGACATGGTTGGCAGCGCGTCtttggaagatgaaaagGCTGTCGAAAGGGCCATAGTGAGCGCTGGCAGGGACGGCACTATGAATATGGGGAATGTAGACAGCATGTATCAGACGAGGAACAGAAGCAGTGCTGCCACGGTTGCAACAAGGGCATCTAATGTGCTTCCTGTTGCTTATATACCAGGTGTTACTGCTGTCGGCAAGAAGTTTCGCAATAGACACCTTTTCAATAATGGGGACACTCGTTCCCATATTACATTGGGTTCTTCTATTTTAGGCGGTGATGACGACGATTTTGACGACGAGTCAGAGATGGGTAGTCAAGCAGGCGACCGTAATAGCTCTGCTGTGCAGCAC encodes:
- a CDS encoding uncharacterized protein (similar to Ashbya gossypii ADL368W) — protein: MRDDTSKKSGKVDENGVGQCISRGTVRLGPYEETANTQKSTSNFIPTMVLEKSASGTQPATGALDFDCNDLGNPDDLEFANLMSENDEMMCRIERLDQSTQEQISKADKALKSAKPSFFSKLFPSFSTVTSGYLNGFQSGFNLTSSAIVTEASPAFVAGQLQPTRRRKFLNRLTSWVKTSHLIGDVSIRSCTVQLNGSANNSAWLASSGIPGTSGSDRLVLSNGRARVSPIDDGNQIKLFTPMLMRARGYHSRSRSLRGLQSRGLFEKMRKGVLFCHNRRKSKSFHSSRTGYSKMSSNSESDTMKRPKAGSTSNISFEACGNLITI
- the OPY2 gene encoding Opy2p (similar to Ashbya gossypii ADL367W), giving the protein MINWGDVNIEDIKEWPSFPSIKDACVSCDDMKVPTCPDCPVDESCAITSLTCTSCPSTYCTKKSSMNASGGDVSDSNKSSDSGSAVGGIVGGVVGGITLVLLIALAFYYLKYWRHRKQRYGDMVGSASLEDEKAVERAIVSAGRDGTMNMGNVDSMYQTRNRSSAATVATRASNVLPVAYIPGVTAVGKKFRNRHLFNNGDTRSHITLGSSILGGDDDDFDDESEMGSQAGDRNSSAVQHTSNLTTAIRAKPKLVQITEEDEFTYESDKERKKVDEDSQKSTLASPRTISTAGAAAGAGAGAVSIVAFKSTDTAVSVDPFILEGEDDNRTNDEDEKEHLHQQGVEDEDDDDGSQGSFILSVEVAEAIIRQNSVSRR